In a genomic window of Streptomyces katrae:
- the dnaN gene encoding DNA polymerase III subunit beta yields MKIRVERDVLAEAVAWAARSLPARPPVPVLAGLLLKAEDGTLSLSGFDYEVSARVSVEADVEEDGTVLVSGRLLADICRALPNRPVEISTDGVRATVVCGSSRFTLHTLPVEEYPALPQMPTATGTVPGEVFASAAAQVAIAAGRDDTLPVLTGVRIEIEGDRVTLASTDRYRFAVREFLWKPENPDASAVALVPAKTLLDTAKSLTSGDTVTLALSSSGQGEGLIGFEGAGRRTTTRLLEGDLPKYRTLFPTEFNSVAVIETAPFVEAVKRVALVAERNTPVRLSFEQGVLILEAGSSDDAQAVERVDATLEGDDISIAFNPTFLLDGLSAIDSPAAQLSFTTSTKPALLSGRPAVDAEADEAYKYLIMPVRLSG; encoded by the coding sequence GTGAAGATCCGGGTGGAGCGCGACGTACTCGCGGAGGCGGTGGCCTGGGCCGCACGCAGCCTCCCGGCCCGGCCGCCGGTGCCCGTGCTCGCGGGCCTGCTGCTGAAGGCCGAGGACGGCACCCTGTCCCTCTCCGGCTTCGACTACGAGGTCTCGGCCCGCGTCTCCGTCGAGGCGGACGTGGAAGAGGACGGCACGGTCCTCGTCTCCGGCCGGCTCCTCGCCGACATCTGCCGCGCCCTCCCCAACCGCCCGGTGGAGATTTCCACAGACGGTGTACGGGCGACCGTGGTCTGCGGCTCCTCTCGGTTCACACTCCACACCCTGCCTGTGGAGGAGTACCCGGCCCTGCCGCAGATGCCCACCGCCACCGGCACCGTCCCCGGTGAGGTCTTCGCCTCCGCCGCCGCCCAGGTGGCCATCGCCGCCGGCCGTGACGACACGCTGCCCGTGCTGACCGGTGTCCGCATCGAGATCGAGGGCGACCGCGTCACCCTGGCCTCCACCGACCGCTACCGCTTCGCGGTCCGCGAGTTCCTGTGGAAGCCGGAGAACCCGGACGCCTCGGCCGTGGCCCTGGTGCCCGCCAAGACCCTCCTCGACACTGCCAAGTCCCTGACCAGCGGTGACACCGTCACCCTGGCGCTCTCCAGCTCCGGCCAGGGCGAGGGCCTCATCGGCTTCGAGGGCGCGGGCCGCCGCACCACCACCCGCCTGCTCGAGGGCGACCTGCCGAAGTACCGCACGCTCTTCCCGACGGAGTTCAACTCGGTCGCCGTGATCGAGACCGCCCCGTTCGTGGAGGCGGTCAAGCGCGTGGCCCTGGTCGCCGAGCGCAACACCCCGGTCCGCCTCAGCTTCGAGCAGGGCGTCCTCATCCTGGAGGCCGGGTCCAGCGACGATGCACAGGCTGTGGAGCGCGTCGACGCGACGCTGGAGGGCGACGACATCTCGATCGCCTTCAACCCGACCTTCCTGCTCGACGGCCTGAGCGCGATCGACTCGCCGGCCGCCCAGCTCAGCTTCACCACCTCGACCAAGCCCGCCCTGCTCAGCGGCCGTCCCGCGGTCGACGCCGAGGCGGACGAGGCCTACAAGTACCTGATCATGCCGGTCCGCCTCTCCGGCTGA